Sequence from the Egibacter rhizosphaerae genome:
CGGGCTACCGGCTGCGGGGGCCCCGAGGCGGGGGAGCTTCCCGGTCGGATCGTACCGGAGGACCCTGGCGCCACCCGATGCCGTGCGCTGGGTGCACGGTCTCTGCGCGACGGACCTAGGGTGTGCTTGTCCGCTCTGGTTGGGGTCGACGCTGCACGACCTATACTTGAGGCGGATCGCGCGCCCGTTCGCGGGTGTGGTGACGCGAACCGACGTCGCATGACCGTAGGAAGGGTGTCCCGATGGAGTCGGGCATCGGCGAGACGTTGCGCAGCGCCCGTGAGCGGTCCGGAGTCACGCTCGCGGACGCTGCGGCCGAGACCCGCATCCGGGAGACCCATCTCAGCGCACTCGAACGCGAGGAGTTCGACAACCTCGGCGGTGAGGTCTACGTCAAGGGGTTCCTCCGCAGCTATGCCCGGTTCCTCGGCATCGACCCCCAGCCCCTCGTCGAGGCCTACCGGCAGCAGTACGCCGCGCCGGCGCCGATCGAGGAACTGAGCCACGAGCCGGTCGAGTCGCCTCCGCAGGCTCGTCGTCCCCTGGCGGCACTCGTCGTGGCCGTCGCGATCCTCCTCGTCGGCGGTCTGGCGCTGATCAGCCTCTTCGCGCCCGATGACGAGGAAACCGCCGACGCTCCCGTGCCCGACCCGGTCGAGGACGACGAGGACGCGGTCGCCGGCAACGGCGAGGACGAGGGGAACGACGAGGACGAGGACGACGACGAGGACGAGGACGACGACGAGGACGAGGACCAGGCGAACGACGACGAAGACGGCGATGACGAGGAGAACGAGGAGGGGAACGACGACGAGGAGGAGGAGGAGGAGGACGACGAGCCCGGCCCCTCCGAGGAGATCGTGCTCGGGTTCGCCATCAACGGCGGGCAGTCCTGGGTGCGCATCGTCGTGGACGGCGAGAACGTCGAGGAGGGCACCCTGTCCGAGGGCTTCTCCGAGACCTACCGCGGCGACGAGGTCGTCATGCGCATCGGCAACCCCGGCGCGGTCCAACTGGAGCTCAACGGCGAGGACCTGGGGGAGGTCGGCGAGCCCGGGATGCCGATCGACGTGACGTGCTCGACCGATCTCGCGGACTGCGAGGTGAGCGCCTGAGCGGCGGGGCGGGGACCATGCGCGCCGAGATCGTCGCGGTCGGCAGCGAGCTCCTGCTCGGCGACGGGGTCGACACGAACTCGGCCTGGATCAGCGCCCGGCTCAACGAGATCGGCGTCAACGTCCACCGGCACGTGACCGTGGGCGACAACGACGAGCGCCTGCGGGCGGTGCTCGTGGAGTCCTGCGGGCGCGCCGAGGTCGTCGTGGTGACCGGTGGCCTCGGGCCGACGCAGGACGATCGGACGCGTGACATCGTCGCCGAGCTCGCCGGGGTGCCGCTCGAGCGGGACGAGCAGCTCGTCTCCTACCTGGAGCGATACTTCGCGGACCGCGGACGGGAGATGACCGAGAACAACCTCCGCCAGGCCGATCTTCCCAGTGGGAGCCGGATCCTCGCGCCGGCCGGCACCGCGGCCGGGTTCGCGGTCGAGTGCTCCGGTGCCACGATCTGGTGCCTGCCGGGGGTCCCGTGGGAGATGCGCACGCTCGTCGAGCGCGAGCTCGTTCCCACGTTGGCGGCCCAGACGGGTGCGTGGGCCACGGTGAGCCGACTCGTCC
This genomic interval carries:
- a CDS encoding helix-turn-helix domain-containing protein — translated: MESGIGETLRSARERSGVTLADAAAETRIRETHLSALEREEFDNLGGEVYVKGFLRSYARFLGIDPQPLVEAYRQQYAAPAPIEELSHEPVESPPQARRPLAALVVAVAILLVGGLALISLFAPDDEETADAPVPDPVEDDEDAVAGNGEDEGNDEDEDDDEDEDDDEDEDQANDDEDGDDEENEEGNDDEEEEEEDDEPGPSEEIVLGFAINGGQSWVRIVVDGENVEEGTLSEGFSETYRGDEVVMRIGNPGAVQLELNGEDLGEVGEPGMPIDVTCSTDLADCEVSA